One genomic window of Paenibacillus xylanilyticus includes the following:
- the nikA gene encoding nickel ABC transporter substrate-binding protein, with product MNKKTPLLVLTSLVLSAGLLSACGSSETSPAAQPSTDKNVHFLYNFSTNSLDPHVDSSYVPLRAGITETLVRLDEENLTVAPWLAESWESEDGQHWTIDLRDDVTFQNGKPMTGESVKASLERALTESAAIQNALKIDTIEAEGDKLEITTTQPFPEFASELVNPNTAIIDVSEPDIVNKPIGTGPFKLTSFTPGSKLELDRYDEYWDGASPLDSVTFSFNEDANARTLALQSGQVDIVYRPEVESLESLKAIDGMTVESTSTFRVHQMTMNMQRESIKDLNVRRALDALIDRQGIVDTILLGYGESAIGPFLQSLPFAPTYDKAASQSGEEAAVHYLKEAGYTLQNGVMTKDGKPLQLTLLTYSARADLPLIAQVFQSDAKKIGIDVQIRQIDTPEDYMASNRDWDIATYSNLTAPRGDAGYYLNATYHPKGALNFSGSEDPELTAIIDELNLTVDPEKRAELAEKAANYVHDNVLNSFVLHPGTIVAYNGKKIKNWVTTRSEYYMITNKLDVM from the coding sequence TTGAATAAAAAGACGCCGCTGCTGGTGCTGACCTCCCTGGTCCTGAGCGCCGGACTGCTGAGCGCCTGTGGATCTTCCGAAACGAGTCCCGCTGCGCAGCCTTCCACCGACAAAAACGTTCACTTCCTATATAACTTTTCCACAAACTCGCTTGACCCCCATGTCGACTCCAGCTACGTTCCGCTTCGTGCAGGCATTACAGAAACGCTGGTTCGTCTCGACGAAGAGAACCTGACGGTTGCTCCATGGCTTGCTGAGAGCTGGGAAAGCGAAGACGGCCAGCATTGGACCATTGACCTGCGTGATGATGTAACATTCCAGAACGGCAAGCCGATGACCGGTGAATCTGTTAAGGCATCGCTTGAGCGTGCATTGACTGAAAGTGCAGCCATTCAGAATGCACTTAAGATCGACACAATTGAAGCCGAGGGCGACAAACTGGAGATCACAACAACACAGCCGTTCCCGGAATTCGCATCCGAACTGGTTAACCCGAATACAGCCATTATTGACGTGAGCGAGCCGGACATCGTAAACAAGCCGATCGGCACCGGGCCGTTCAAGCTCACTTCATTTACTCCGGGCAGCAAGCTTGAACTGGATCGCTACGATGAATATTGGGATGGAGCTTCACCACTCGACTCGGTAACGTTCTCGTTTAACGAGGATGCCAATGCTCGTACACTTGCACTTCAATCCGGACAAGTCGACATCGTATACCGTCCAGAAGTAGAAAGTCTGGAATCCCTTAAAGCAATCGATGGCATGACTGTGGAGTCCACCTCCACGTTCCGCGTTCACCAGATGACAATGAACATGCAGCGTGAAAGCATCAAGGACCTGAACGTACGCCGTGCACTAGATGCATTAATTGACCGTCAGGGGATTGTTGATACCATCCTGCTTGGCTACGGTGAGTCGGCTATCGGGCCGTTCCTGCAGTCTCTGCCGTTCGCACCTACCTATGACAAGGCAGCATCACAATCAGGTGAAGAAGCTGCGGTTCATTACCTGAAGGAAGCCGGCTACACGCTGCAAAACGGCGTTATGACCAAAGATGGCAAGCCATTGCAACTGACACTGCTTACATACTCGGCTCGTGCAGACCTGCCACTGATTGCTCAGGTCTTCCAGTCTGACGCCAAGAAGATTGGCATCGATGTGCAAATTCGCCAGATCGACACGCCGGAGGATTATATGGCTTCCAATCGTGATTGGGATATCGCAACCTATAGTAATCTGACTGCACCGCGAGGTGACGCGGGTTACTATCTGAATGCAACGTATCATCCGAAGGGTGCACTCAACTTCAGTGGATCAGAGGATCCGGAGCTGACGGCGATCATCGATGAGCTAAACCTCACAGTCGATCCGGAGAAACGCGCAGAGCTTGCGGAAAAGGCAGCCAATTACGTGCACGACAACGTACTGAATTCATTTGTCCTGCATCCGGGTACGATCGTTGCCTACAACGGCAAGAAGATTAAGAACTGGGTTACCACACGCAGTGAGTATTACATGATTACCAATAAGCTGGATGTGATGTAA
- a CDS encoding ABC transporter ATP-binding protein, which yields MILSIEELSIFSRERTIVDSVSLAVREGEFMALVGQSGSGKSLLSQSIGQLLPSNLYAAGRIMFEGSNLLERKPKEMRALRGSRISYIFQDYQGAFTPFRSIGGHFDEYQKIHGEKSSAVRQKRAIEALESVGLGAELLRRYPFQLSGGQLQRASIATSLMLSPRLLIADEATTALDSVLGHRVLELLARKQAETGCAILFITHDWRHVRRYANRLAVMKEGQIVESGGKHRILDHPQHEYTRQLIEAAPVLSRSLKSGLKEAETQ from the coding sequence GTGATTCTCTCCATAGAGGAATTAAGCATCTTCAGCCGTGAGCGTACCATTGTCGACAGCGTCTCTCTCGCCGTTCGGGAAGGCGAATTCATGGCGCTGGTCGGGCAGAGCGGCAGCGGCAAAAGTCTTCTCTCACAGTCGATTGGTCAACTGCTTCCGTCTAACCTGTACGCAGCGGGGCGAATCATGTTTGAAGGCAGCAACCTGCTCGAACGTAAACCGAAGGAGATGCGCGCCCTGCGGGGAAGCCGCATTTCATATATTTTTCAGGATTATCAGGGGGCGTTTACGCCGTTTCGAAGTATTGGCGGACATTTCGATGAATACCAGAAAATCCATGGAGAAAAGTCTTCTGCCGTCCGGCAAAAACGCGCCATCGAGGCGCTGGAGTCCGTTGGGCTTGGCGCAGAGCTGCTTCGGCGCTATCCGTTCCAGTTGAGCGGTGGCCAGCTTCAGCGTGCTTCCATCGCGACATCGCTGATGCTATCGCCAAGGCTGCTGATTGCCGATGAGGCAACTACGGCACTCGACAGCGTCTTGGGTCACCGCGTGCTGGAGCTGCTGGCGCGCAAGCAGGCAGAGACGGGCTGCGCCATTCTGTTCATTACACACGACTGGCGTCATGTGCGCCGCTACGCCAATCGGCTAGCAGTTATGAAGGAAGGACAGATCGTCGAATCGGGTGGGAAACACCGTATTCTTGACCATCCGCAGCATGAGTATACACGTCAACTGATTGAAGCAGCTCCTGTCCTGAGCCGCTCGTTAAAATCGGGTCTGAAGGAGGCGGAAACGCAATGA
- a CDS encoding ABC transporter ATP-binding protein, whose amino-acid sequence MKTSEMEYHKESLPVEPSVQQDKEQSELSAQPVLGVEHLSRTYAGAERPAVNGVSFTLNRGECLGLVGESGCGKSTLARCLLRIEDADSGSILLGGEDIARLSGRRLRPHRRKIQIVFQNPAAALNPKLKVADSLIDPYEQFGRDVKLSHFAYTSKDTYVKQLLEAVELPSDLAGRYPHELSGGQRQRVTIARAIGIEPDVIVLDEPTASLDVISQGAVLQLLTDLRISLGLSYLFISHDLAAVHRMSQRIIVMRDGQIVDRFAADVLFAEERHPYTKELISIF is encoded by the coding sequence ATGAAGACAAGCGAAATGGAGTACCACAAGGAATCATTGCCGGTTGAGCCATCTGTCCAACAGGACAAGGAGCAATCCGAGCTGTCTGCCCAACCCGTGCTGGGCGTGGAACATCTCAGCCGCACCTATGCTGGCGCTGAGCGTCCAGCTGTTAACGGCGTCTCCTTCACCTTAAACCGAGGCGAGTGCCTCGGACTAGTTGGCGAGAGCGGCTGTGGCAAGAGTACGCTCGCTCGATGTCTGCTGCGGATTGAAGATGCGGATTCCGGCTCGATCCTGCTTGGTGGTGAGGACATTGCGCGGCTTAGCGGCCGACGCCTGCGTCCACACCGTAGGAAGATCCAGATTGTATTTCAGAATCCGGCTGCAGCGCTGAATCCTAAGCTGAAGGTTGCTGATTCACTGATTGATCCGTATGAGCAGTTTGGGAGAGATGTTAAGCTGTCTCATTTTGCCTATACATCGAAGGACACTTATGTGAAGCAGCTGCTTGAAGCTGTTGAGCTTCCAAGTGATTTGGCTGGACGTTATCCGCATGAGTTAAGCGGCGGGCAGCGTCAGCGTGTAACCATCGCACGTGCCATTGGCATTGAACCGGACGTTATCGTTCTGGACGAACCAACAGCGAGCCTGGATGTGATATCACAAGGCGCTGTTCTGCAATTGCTAACCGACCTACGGATTTCACTGGGGCTTTCCTATTTGTTTATCTCTCATGATCTGGCCGCCGTACACCGTATGAGCCAGCGTATTATCGTCATGCGAGATGGACAAATTGTCGATCGATTTGCTGCAGATGTGCTGTTTGCAGAAGAACGACATCCGTATACGAAGGAGCTCATCTCAATCTTCTGA
- a CDS encoding malate:quinone oxidoreductase — MSQGQTSTDVILIGAGIMSATLGTLLKELAPDWNIKVYEKLASAGEESSNEWNNAGTGHSALCELNYTVERPDGTVDISKAIKVNEHFQVSRQFWSYLVNSNLIRNPRDFIMPLPHLSYVHGESNVLFLKRRFEALSNHPLFEGMEFSDDPTKLRKWIPLMMKGRKGKEPIAATKIDSGTDVNFGALTRMLLDHLKKQNVDIHYQHSVKNIKRKQDGAWELTVKNLSSGAVERHTAKFVFIGAGGGSLHLLQKTGIPEGKHIGGFPVSGLFMVCKNQEVVEQHHAKVYGKASVGAPPMSVPHLDTRYIDNQKSLLFGPFAGFSPKFLKTGSNTDLITSVKTHNLLTMLAAGVKEISLTKYLIQQLMLSKEQRMQELRDFVPSAKSEDWDMVLAGQRVQVIKDTVQGGKGTLQFGTEVVTAADGSVAALLGASPGASTAVQVMLEILQRCFPQHMDSWEPKIKEMIPSYGESLVENPELLRKVHTTTAKALGLTDEKKAASV; from the coding sequence ATGAGCCAGGGACAAACGAGTACAGATGTTATCTTGATTGGTGCCGGAATTATGAGTGCAACATTGGGAACCTTGCTGAAGGAATTGGCACCAGATTGGAATATTAAGGTTTATGAGAAGCTCGCCAGTGCAGGAGAGGAAAGCTCCAACGAATGGAACAATGCCGGAACCGGCCACTCTGCACTTTGCGAATTGAACTATACCGTTGAACGACCGGACGGAACCGTAGATATCAGCAAAGCCATTAAGGTGAATGAGCATTTTCAAGTCTCCAGACAATTTTGGTCCTATCTCGTTAATAGCAATCTGATTCGTAATCCGCGGGACTTCATTATGCCGCTCCCTCATTTGAGTTATGTGCATGGAGAGAGCAATGTCCTGTTTTTGAAAAGACGTTTTGAAGCCTTATCGAACCACCCTTTATTTGAAGGTATGGAATTCTCGGACGACCCGACAAAATTGCGGAAATGGATTCCTCTGATGATGAAAGGCCGCAAGGGGAAAGAACCGATCGCAGCTACCAAAATCGACTCCGGTACGGATGTTAACTTTGGTGCTTTAACGCGCATGCTGCTCGATCACCTGAAGAAGCAAAACGTGGATATCCACTACCAACATAGTGTGAAAAATATTAAACGCAAGCAAGACGGAGCTTGGGAATTAACGGTGAAGAATCTGAGCAGCGGTGCAGTAGAGCGCCATACAGCCAAGTTTGTCTTTATCGGTGCGGGTGGCGGAAGCCTGCACTTGCTGCAAAAAACCGGTATTCCGGAAGGTAAACATATCGGCGGATTCCCGGTCAGCGGACTCTTCATGGTGTGCAAAAATCAGGAGGTTGTGGAACAGCATCATGCCAAGGTGTATGGTAAAGCTTCGGTGGGTGCTCCGCCGATGTCTGTTCCGCATCTGGATACCCGCTATATCGACAATCAGAAGTCGCTGCTGTTTGGCCCATTTGCCGGATTCTCACCCAAATTCCTGAAGACCGGTTCGAATACCGACCTCATCACGTCTGTCAAAACACATAATCTCTTGACCATGCTTGCTGCAGGGGTCAAAGAGATCTCACTGACCAAATATCTGATTCAACAGCTGATGTTGTCCAAAGAGCAGCGTATGCAGGAACTGCGTGATTTTGTTCCAAGTGCCAAAAGCGAAGATTGGGATATGGTTCTGGCAGGTCAGCGCGTGCAGGTCATTAAGGATACGGTGCAAGGCGGCAAAGGCACACTTCAATTCGGTACAGAAGTTGTTACTGCTGCCGACGGCTCTGTAGCCGCATTGCTCGGTGCATCACCAGGGGCTTCCACTGCGGTGCAAGTCATGCTGGAGATTCTGCAGCGATGCTTCCCGCAGCATATGGATTCATGGGAGCCGAAGATTAAGGAAATGATTCCTTCCTACGGCGAGTCCCTGGTGGAGAATCCGGAGCTTCTTCGCAAGGTGCACACAACGACAGCGAAGGCGCTTGGGCTGACGGATGAGAAGAAGGCTGCTTCGGTGTAA
- a CDS encoding AraC family transcriptional regulator, with translation MNTLARLNEGLAYIEENLTETLDMKEVARIACCSEYHFTRMFSFLSGITLSEYIRRRRLTLAAMELSSHDSKVIDVALKYGYTAPDSFARAFQSMHGVTPSEARNHGPSLKAFPRMTFQLTIQGGSEMNYRIEEKEAFRIVGISKRVPIVFNGVNPDIAAMYQQLTPELIETIKGVSNVQPLGIISASAHFSEERMEEKGELDHYIGAATTQVAPEGLACLEVPASTWAVFTAVGPFPSTLQDVWGRIYAEWFPSSDYELSEGPEMLWNEHKDVTLPQYRSEIWIPIRKS, from the coding sequence ATGAATACACTGGCACGGCTCAACGAGGGGTTGGCCTATATTGAGGAGAATCTGACGGAGACATTGGATATGAAAGAGGTCGCGCGAATCGCTTGCTGCTCGGAATACCATTTTACACGAATGTTCTCCTTTCTTAGCGGTATTACCTTATCCGAGTACATCCGTCGCCGGCGCTTGACGCTGGCAGCAATGGAGCTCAGCAGTCATGACAGCAAAGTCATCGATGTTGCGCTCAAATATGGATATACCGCACCGGATTCCTTCGCCAGGGCATTTCAGAGCATGCATGGGGTCACACCCTCCGAAGCGAGGAATCATGGCCCTTCGCTCAAGGCCTTCCCCCGGATGACATTTCAATTGACCATTCAAGGAGGAAGTGAAATGAACTACCGTATTGAAGAGAAAGAAGCCTTTCGGATTGTGGGAATCAGCAAAAGGGTGCCGATCGTGTTCAATGGGGTAAACCCCGACATTGCTGCGATGTATCAGCAGCTCACCCCGGAATTGATTGAGACGATCAAAGGGGTGTCGAATGTTCAGCCGCTGGGGATCATCAGTGCTTCGGCTCATTTTAGCGAAGAGCGGATGGAGGAGAAGGGCGAACTGGATCATTATATCGGTGCAGCCACGACCCAAGTGGCCCCCGAAGGTCTGGCATGTCTGGAAGTACCCGCATCAACATGGGCTGTGTTTACTGCGGTTGGCCCCTTTCCGAGTACGCTTCAGGATGTGTGGGGACGAATCTACGCCGAGTGGTTTCCTTCGTCCGATTATGAACTTAGCGAAGGACCGGAAATGCTGTGGAATGAGCACAAGGATGTTACCTTGCCGCAGTACAGAAGCGAGATATGGATTCCGATCCGGAAGAGCTAA
- a CDS encoding glycosyltransferase, with product MEASPGTVKTKQGVSIIACTKRQHYIHNLFKNYSRQKHSKKEMIVIVNNDNIPLAPYQSLAKKLRNVHVFRLPERTSLGACLNYAVKKTKYGYIAKFDDDDYYAPYYLTESLQTFKRTNADVIGKRAHYLYLRGPRKLLLRFPQDEHRPVTLLPGATLVFKRYVFSHVQFPNRSVGEDDLFCIRSKRKGYKVYSGGRHNFVAIRRKNSSGHTWIISDRELLSQSKKIRTTKHYKRYVQKKPKGQF from the coding sequence ATGGAAGCCAGCCCCGGTACAGTCAAGACCAAACAAGGCGTGTCTATCATTGCCTGCACCAAACGCCAGCATTATATCCATAATCTATTTAAAAATTACAGCCGACAGAAGCACTCCAAGAAAGAGATGATCGTTATCGTCAACAACGATAATATCCCTCTTGCTCCTTATCAAAGCTTAGCCAAAAAGCTTCGGAACGTACACGTTTTTCGTCTGCCGGAACGTACCTCTCTCGGTGCTTGCCTCAATTATGCGGTCAAGAAAACAAAATACGGCTATATTGCCAAGTTTGATGATGACGATTACTATGCTCCCTACTATTTGACGGAAAGCTTGCAGACCTTCAAGAGAACGAATGCCGATGTCATTGGCAAGCGGGCACATTATCTATATTTAAGAGGACCCAGGAAGCTGCTCCTTCGTTTTCCCCAGGATGAACATCGCCCTGTAACCCTCCTCCCAGGTGCTACGCTTGTCTTTAAACGATATGTATTCAGCCATGTCCAGTTTCCGAATCGAAGCGTCGGTGAAGATGATCTGTTTTGTATAAGAAGTAAACGGAAGGGATACAAGGTATACTCGGGAGGCAGGCATAACTTTGTCGCGATCCGCAGGAAAAACTCCTCCGGCCACACTTGGATCATCAGTGATCGCGAACTCCTCTCGCAAAGCAAGAAGATCCGAACAACGAAGCATTATAAGCGATATGTACAGAAAAAACCGAAGGGCCAATTCTGA
- the nikC gene encoding nickel transporter permease yields MKTMLLRPLAAKKSKKHSLQAIIALLFVLLIIGASIYAFVYLKHDPTLTDLRGRLQGASALHPFGTDHLGRDVLTRLLFGGGQTLGYSLLALGAALLIGIPFGLIAGYKRGWVDKLFMRIADGFLAFPDTIVAIVLSGLLGAGIGNLVLAIVIVKWVSYARLVRSTVLSESQKDYIRIARTNGLSDARIMTKHLLPHIAGHVLVLASLDLGKIILLISSLSYIGLGAQPPTPEWGAMLNDSRPYFQSRPELMVYPGLAIVVVVLLANMLGDYLRDRFDVKKEVQP; encoded by the coding sequence ATGAAAACGATGCTTCTGCGTCCGCTGGCCGCTAAAAAATCGAAAAAACACAGCCTACAGGCGATCATCGCCTTGCTATTTGTGCTGCTGATCATCGGGGCTTCCATATATGCCTTTGTTTATCTTAAGCATGACCCTACACTAACCGACCTGCGTGGACGGCTGCAGGGTGCAAGTGCTCTCCATCCATTTGGCACCGACCATCTGGGTCGAGACGTTCTGACAAGGCTGCTGTTTGGAGGCGGCCAGACGCTCGGTTACAGTCTGCTGGCGCTCGGAGCGGCACTACTCATTGGAATTCCGTTTGGCCTGATTGCGGGATACAAGCGTGGTTGGGTGGATAAGCTCTTTATGCGAATCGCTGATGGCTTCCTTGCCTTTCCTGACACGATTGTTGCTATCGTGCTGAGTGGGCTGCTTGGGGCCGGTATCGGTAATCTGGTGCTGGCGATCGTGATCGTCAAGTGGGTCAGCTATGCGCGCCTTGTCCGCAGTACCGTCCTGTCCGAGTCGCAAAAGGACTACATTCGTATTGCCCGGACCAATGGACTGTCAGACGCACGCATTATGACCAAGCATCTGCTCCCGCATATTGCTGGGCATGTGCTCGTACTGGCAAGCCTCGATCTGGGGAAGATCATCCTGCTCATTTCCTCGCTATCCTACATCGGACTTGGGGCTCAGCCACCAACACCTGAATGGGGAGCGATGCTGAATGACTCCAGACCATACTTCCAGTCAAGGCCAGAGCTTATGGTCTATCCTGGTCTAGCCATCGTAGTGGTAGTACTGCTTGCGAATATGCTCGGCGACTATCTGAGAGACCGTTTTGACGTGAAAAAGGAGGTGCAGCCGTGA
- the nikB gene encoding nickel ABC transporter permease — MFRILLRKFLEVFIFLLFIMFVSFLFIRLAPGDPVLTILNVDELSVSQEQVEAMREEMGFNDSLPVQFGNWLLDFIRLDFGVSYSTGQPVMQTLMRALPATAELTIGALLVMLAVAIPLGSLSALHRGSWIDRGSRLLSIVGAAVPSFWLGLILIDLFGVRFGSLPTMGRDGFASLILPSLTLGLAISSVYVRLLRSSLLDSLSQEFVRSARARGLSEGRIFFLHAFRHSLPPVITVFGVSLGSLIGGVVVIEVLFAYPGIGKLVVDAIRQRDYPLIQGYILIMAVVVFFVNTAVDLSYRYLNPEMKLKEREAHR, encoded by the coding sequence ATGTTTCGCATTTTGCTTCGCAAGTTTCTTGAAGTTTTTATTTTTCTATTATTCATTATGTTTGTGAGCTTCCTGTTCATCCGTCTGGCTCCAGGGGACCCGGTGCTCACGATTCTAAATGTGGACGAGCTATCTGTCAGTCAGGAACAGGTTGAGGCTATGCGTGAAGAAATGGGCTTCAATGATTCCCTGCCTGTTCAATTTGGCAATTGGCTGCTGGACTTCATCCGTCTGGACTTCGGTGTATCGTACTCGACAGGACAGCCGGTTATGCAGACGCTCATGCGGGCGCTTCCGGCTACAGCGGAACTGACGATCGGTGCTCTGCTGGTCATGCTGGCTGTGGCCATTCCGCTTGGATCACTGTCAGCATTGCATCGCGGCAGCTGGATCGACCGGGGCAGCCGGTTGTTGTCCATTGTCGGTGCGGCGGTGCCCAGCTTCTGGCTGGGCCTGATTCTGATCGACTTGTTCGGTGTGCGCTTCGGCAGTCTGCCGACCATGGGGCGGGACGGATTCGCATCACTTATTTTGCCATCTCTGACGCTGGGACTTGCCATATCCAGCGTTTATGTGCGTCTTTTGCGTTCCAGCCTGCTGGATTCACTGAGTCAGGAGTTCGTTCGGTCTGCTCGGGCGAGGGGATTATCTGAAGGTCGCATCTTCTTTTTGCATGCCTTCCGTCACAGTCTGCCACCAGTCATTACAGTGTTCGGTGTCAGTCTGGGAAGCCTCATTGGTGGGGTTGTCGTCATTGAAGTGCTGTTTGCCTATCCGGGCATTGGCAAGCTCGTCGTTGATGCCATCCGCCAGCGTGACTATCCATTGATTCAGGGGTACATTCTGATCATGGCGGTCGTTGTATTTTTCGTAAATACGGCAGTTGATCTGTCCTATCGATATTTGAATCCGGAAATGAAACTTAAGGAAAGGGAGGCCCACCGATGA
- a CDS encoding TerD family protein, translating to MNHNTIYLRRANKLIIEHQGEKQLPKSYLATALKNIETLGYTFSDELMRAVRRLSKEQFEALVVQLVADLRVMVGAQVKYKPMYPGFPMQVMQEDEAELYLNAIIHYLTLVYPDREPVDRQPLSDKTDLKVIHLGSEEGFRTLIRQLIEAKGSISETDKNDIDTVLEHAEPDEVDAILPIEIPFKENVGFVVASLLKHEKARLERIGPYFKTATDVLRLAAAWSNGDVSLAAPVRFRNFKRRERRLLLGLLEQCGQITEDMLRYKDRWVRLGEILHPSEYKLRYPRCEEAFDILRNNKPFATFNRSVELAFQYHNTWSLIDLLSQRPGEFARRLDHLLRITEDEAYVLLAFSEVTAQVSTPVLLQVRQHFAQRNEPQDLRVFFPKGNVAKAFGVPNQLPELDEATCQEVVQLCEQALVERFAALPPLGKTYIDEQLHDYLVPFSQRSASKALRTLVRGSRVPMGEGDTIRFFNWWKEGMVNGQDTGRVDIDLSAVMYDENWNYVEHISYTNLRSTKYKAVHSGDIVSAPQGACEFIDLHIPSIVNYGGRYVVASLLSFTSHPYCDLPECFAGWMMRKKPGSGEIFEPSTVANKIDITADTQITIPVILDLVDRTVIWTDLALTSHPNYYNNVEGNEKGMVLMGKAMTGLRKPDLYDLFKLHATARGELVDTLDQADTVYSVKQGVTPYDIEQIMAEYLV from the coding sequence ATGAACCATAACACCATTTATTTAAGACGAGCAAACAAACTGATTATCGAACATCAAGGGGAGAAACAACTGCCCAAGTCTTATCTGGCTACTGCCCTTAAAAATATTGAAACGCTGGGATACACGTTCTCTGATGAACTGATGCGAGCCGTACGAAGACTATCCAAGGAACAGTTTGAAGCTTTGGTTGTTCAGTTGGTAGCGGATCTGAGAGTGATGGTCGGGGCACAGGTGAAGTACAAACCGATGTATCCGGGATTTCCCATGCAGGTCATGCAGGAAGATGAAGCGGAGCTGTATCTCAATGCCATCATTCACTACCTAACCTTGGTATATCCTGATCGTGAACCTGTTGATAGACAGCCTTTGTCCGACAAGACAGATCTGAAAGTGATCCACTTGGGAAGTGAGGAAGGGTTCAGAACACTCATCCGCCAGCTGATTGAAGCAAAGGGCTCGATTTCGGAGACGGACAAGAATGACATCGATACCGTACTGGAACATGCGGAACCGGATGAGGTAGATGCGATACTGCCTATTGAAATTCCGTTCAAGGAGAATGTGGGCTTCGTGGTGGCTTCGCTGTTGAAACATGAAAAGGCGAGGTTAGAACGAATCGGCCCATACTTCAAAACAGCAACCGACGTCCTGCGTCTGGCTGCTGCCTGGTCGAACGGTGATGTTAGTCTTGCTGCGCCTGTACGCTTCCGCAATTTCAAACGCCGTGAGAGACGTTTATTGCTAGGTTTACTAGAGCAATGCGGACAGATCACCGAGGATATGCTCCGGTATAAGGATCGCTGGGTTCGTCTGGGGGAGATTCTGCATCCTTCCGAATATAAGCTTCGGTATCCTCGCTGCGAAGAAGCCTTTGATATTCTGCGCAATAACAAGCCGTTTGCAACCTTTAATAGAAGCGTGGAGCTGGCGTTCCAGTATCACAACACCTGGAGCCTGATCGATCTGCTGTCGCAGCGTCCGGGTGAATTTGCCAGAAGACTGGATCATCTATTGCGAATCACTGAGGATGAGGCCTATGTATTGTTGGCATTTAGTGAGGTAACTGCACAGGTATCGACGCCGGTGCTGCTGCAGGTGAGACAACATTTTGCCCAGCGTAATGAACCCCAGGATCTTCGTGTCTTTTTTCCAAAAGGCAACGTGGCAAAGGCATTCGGCGTTCCGAATCAGCTGCCAGAGCTGGATGAAGCGACGTGCCAGGAAGTTGTGCAATTGTGCGAGCAGGCACTGGTTGAACGATTCGCTGCTCTTCCTCCGCTGGGTAAGACGTATATCGATGAACAGCTCCATGACTATCTTGTGCCGTTTTCCCAACGTTCCGCGAGCAAGGCCCTGCGTACCCTCGTGAGAGGCAGCCGGGTACCCATGGGTGAAGGAGATACGATTCGTTTCTTCAACTGGTGGAAGGAAGGCATGGTCAACGGGCAGGACACAGGACGCGTTGATATTGACCTGTCTGCGGTGATGTATGACGAGAACTGGAATTATGTTGAGCACATCTCCTATACGAATCTGCGCTCCACCAAGTATAAGGCTGTTCACAGCGGAGATATCGTATCGGCTCCGCAGGGCGCATGCGAGTTCATTGACCTGCATATTCCGTCGATCGTTAATTATGGAGGGCGGTATGTCGTTGCTTCATTGCTGTCGTTCACGAGTCATCCGTATTGCGATCTTCCGGAATGCTTCGCGGGGTGGATGATGCGCAAGAAGCCAGGATCGGGTGAGATTTTTGAACCGTCTACGGTGGCTAACAAAATTGATATTACAGCCGATACACAGATTACGATTCCTGTCATACTTGATCTGGTAGATCGCACGGTGATCTGGACCGATCTTGCCCTAACCAGCCACCCAAACTATTACAACAATGTAGAGGGCAATGAAAAGGGAATGGTCTTGATGGGCAAAGCCATGACCGGATTGCGCAAGCCAGACCTGTACGATCTGTTCAAGCTTCATGCAACGGCCCGGGGCGAACTGGTAGATACACTGGATCAGGCAGACACAGTCTATTCGGTGAAGCAAGGGGTTACTCCTTATGACATCGAGCAGATTATGGCAGAGTACCTGGTTTGA